A stretch of Kaistella flava (ex Peng et al. 2021) DNA encodes these proteins:
- a CDS encoding HRDC domain-containing protein — MKIQIFKIRLSDEFIYADQKALDRFLQENNVLKYETAFVKEDESYWSVVLYFEELKIQVNEAKPEKYSAAQEELSQDEMKIMDSLKLWRSEKAREKSLPVYLIATNKELFSIAKYKPAKKEELLDIKGFGKYKIENYGEEIIEILETV; from the coding sequence ATGAAAATTCAAATATTTAAAATACGATTGTCAGACGAATTTATTTACGCTGACCAAAAAGCGCTCGATCGTTTTCTACAGGAAAATAATGTTTTAAAATACGAAACTGCCTTTGTGAAAGAGGACGAAAGTTATTGGTCGGTTGTTCTTTATTTCGAAGAGTTGAAAATACAGGTCAACGAAGCAAAGCCCGAAAAATATAGTGCTGCGCAAGAAGAACTCAGTCAGGATGAAATGAAAATTATGGATTCGCTGAAATTATGGCGTTCCGAAAAAGCGAGAGAAAAAAGTTTGCCTGTGTATTTGATTGCTACCAACAAAGAACTTTTTTCGATTGCAAAATATAAACCTGCGAAAAAAGAAGAGTTGCTGGACATCAAAGGTTTCGGTAAATATAAAATTGAAAATTACGGTGAAGAAATCATTGAGATTTTAGAAACGGTTTAA
- the hisS gene encoding histidine--tRNA ligase, whose translation MKPSLAKGTRDFSAEEVYRRKFIINILQKNFELFGFQPLETPSFENLSTLTGKYGEEGDRLIFKILNSGDYASKTKDEDWSAKNSQKLISQISEKALRYDLTVPFARYVAMNHGQMTFPFKRYQIQPVWRADRPQKGRYREFYQCDADVVGSVSLWQEVELVQLYLKSFAELNVKVVLHLNNRKILSGLAEFAGISDQLIDFTVALDKLDKIGKEGVVKELLEKNINQESFNKLDFLFTQSENALENLAQLKEKFKGNEIGTSGVEELEFVLTKSLELGISEESLKFDITLARGLDYYTGAIFEVKATDVAMGSIGGGGRYDNLTEVFGVKNIPGIGVSFGLDRIYLVMEELGLFPEDSVNTVQYLFANYGENESLAAMKIIGQLRANGISAELYPESAKLKKQFTYAEKKGIPNLVFYGEQEISEGKITVKNLKTGEQIIQTTEEFLG comes from the coding sequence ATGAAGCCAAGTTTAGCAAAAGGAACCCGAGATTTTTCCGCCGAAGAAGTTTACAGAAGAAAATTTATCATCAATATTTTACAAAAGAATTTTGAATTGTTTGGTTTTCAACCATTAGAAACTCCAAGTTTCGAAAACCTTTCTACTTTAACCGGAAAATATGGTGAAGAAGGAGATCGTTTGATTTTTAAGATTTTGAATTCCGGTGATTATGCTTCGAAGACAAAAGACGAAGATTGGTCGGCTAAAAATTCGCAGAAACTGATTTCGCAGATTTCGGAAAAGGCGCTACGTTACGACTTAACCGTTCCTTTTGCAAGATATGTTGCCATGAACCACGGACAAATGACTTTCCCTTTTAAGCGGTATCAAATCCAGCCGGTTTGGCGCGCGGATCGTCCACAGAAAGGGCGTTACCGTGAATTTTATCAATGTGATGCTGATGTCGTAGGAAGTGTAAGTTTGTGGCAGGAAGTAGAATTGGTTCAATTATATTTAAAGTCTTTTGCAGAATTAAATGTTAAGGTTGTACTTCATTTAAACAACAGAAAAATTCTTTCCGGTTTAGCAGAATTTGCCGGAATTTCTGATCAACTAATTGATTTCACCGTCGCCCTTGACAAACTCGATAAAATTGGTAAAGAAGGCGTTGTTAAAGAACTTCTAGAAAAAAACATCAATCAGGAATCATTCAATAAATTAGATTTTCTCTTTACTCAAAGTGAAAATGCTCTTGAGAATTTAGCACAGTTAAAAGAGAAATTTAAAGGAAATGAAATCGGAACGAGTGGAGTAGAAGAGTTGGAATTTGTTCTGACGAAATCTCTTGAATTAGGAATTTCCGAAGAAAGTTTAAAATTTGATATCACTTTAGCCAGAGGACTCGATTATTACACCGGCGCCATTTTCGAAGTGAAAGCCACAGATGTTGCCATGGGTTCCATTGGCGGCGGCGGTCGTTATGACAACTTAACCGAAGTTTTCGGCGTGAAAAATATTCCGGGAATTGGAGTTTCTTTTGGTCTGGACCGAATTTATTTGGTGATGGAAGAACTGGGATTGTTTCCTGAAGATTCTGTAAATACCGTTCAATATCTTTTTGCCAATTATGGTGAAAACGAATCTTTGGCCGCGATGAAAATTATTGGTCAACTTAGAGCAAACGGAATTTCTGCAGAACTCTATCCGGAATCTGCAAAATTGAAAAAACAATTTACCTACGCTGAAAAGAAAGGAATTCCTAACTTAGTTTTCTACGGTGAACAAGAAATTTCTGAAGGAAAAATTACCGTTAAGAATTTGAAAACGGGTGAACAGATTATTCAGACGACAGAAGAGTTTTTGGGATAG
- a CDS encoding GNAT family N-acetyltransferase yields the protein MEINIRKIQQSDNKLLATIIRSCFHDFNVATQGTVYDDPTTDHLSELFKEENSALFVAEVDGELCGCCGIFPTEGLPERCGELVKFYIAKDFRGKGLGKKLMEESIEFAKKSGYQSIYIESLPEFSTAVSIYEKQGFTYLEKPLGNSGHSGCNLWMIKHL from the coding sequence ATGGAAATTAATATTAGAAAAATTCAGCAGTCAGATAATAAATTGTTAGCAACAATAATACGCAGTTGCTTTCATGATTTTAATGTTGCTACCCAAGGAACTGTTTATGACGATCCAACAACAGATCATTTATCAGAATTGTTTAAAGAAGAAAATTCAGCATTGTTCGTAGCCGAAGTAGATGGAGAATTATGTGGTTGCTGTGGCATTTTTCCAACCGAAGGTTTACCAGAAAGATGTGGCGAACTTGTTAAATTTTACATCGCTAAAGATTTTCGAGGAAAAGGTTTGGGTAAAAAGTTAATGGAAGAAAGTATTGAGTTTGCAAAAAAGTCAGGTTATCAATCAATTTATATAGAAAGTTTACCCGAATTTTCTACCGCAGTTTCCATCTATGAAAAGCAAGGTTTTACTTACCTGGAAAAACCATTAGGCAATTCAGGACATAGCGGCTGCAACCTTTGGATGATCAAGCATCTTTAG
- a CDS encoding single-stranded DNA-binding protein, whose product MSLRNKVTLIGRTGKDVEIVQFENGKLAKVSLATSDYYTNAMGEKVEETQWHNLVCNGKLADLMEKYVEKGKEIAVEGKIVYRNYDDKEGQKRYITEVRIDQLVLLGSK is encoded by the coding sequence ATGTCACTAAGAAACAAAGTTACCTTAATCGGTAGAACAGGAAAAGACGTCGAAATCGTACAATTCGAGAACGGAAAATTAGCGAAAGTTAGTTTAGCAACCAGCGATTATTACACCAACGCCATGGGTGAAAAAGTAGAAGAAACGCAATGGCACAACTTAGTATGCAACGGAAAATTAGCCGACCTCATGGAAAAGTATGTGGAAAAGGGCAAGGAAATCGCAGTTGAAGGAAAAATCGTGTACCGAAATTATGACGATAAAGAAGGGCAGAAACGATATATTACAGAAGTTCGTATTGATCAACTTGTCCTTCTGGGTAGTAAATAG